The Penaeus vannamei isolate JL-2024 chromosome 39, ASM4276789v1, whole genome shotgun sequence genome window below encodes:
- the LOC138860026 gene encoding involucrin-like — protein MLNQPSQLHNMLNQPSQLHHNMLNQPLQLHHMLNQPSQLHHMLNQPSQLHHMLNQPSQLHHMLNQPSQLHMLNQPSQLHNMLNQPSQLHHMLNQPSQLHHNMLNQPSQLHHMLNQPSQLHHMLNQPSQLHPHASTSRHNFTTCSTSRHNFTTCSTSHHNFTTCSTNHHNFTTTCSTITTSPHAQPAINNFTTTCCSTNHHNLFTTCSTSHHNFTTTHAQPTITTSSHAQPAITTSLQHAQPTITTSPHAQPAITTSLQHAQPAPSQLHHNMLNKPSQLHHNMLNQPSQLHHMLNQPSQLHNMLNQPSQLPHNMLNQPLQLHHMLNQPSQLHHMLNQPSQLHHMLNQPSQLHHMLNQPSQLHMLNQPSQLHNMLNQPSQLHHMLNQPSQLHHNMLNQPSQLHHMLNQPSQLHHMLNQPSQLHHMLNQPSQLHHMLNQPSQLHHMLNQPSQLHNMLNQPSQLHYNMLNHHNFTTCSTSHHNFTTTCSTNHHNFTTCSTSHHNFTTTCSTNHHNFITCSTSHHNFTTTCSTNHHNFTTCSTSHHNFTTCSTSPITTSPQHAQPAVTTSQHTQPAITT, from the exons atgctcaaccagccatcacaacttcacaacatgctcaaccagccatcacaacttcaccacaacaTGCTCAACCAGCCATTACAACTTCACCACATGCTCAACCAGCCGTCACAACTTCACCACATGCTCAACCAGCCGTCACAACTTCACCACATGCTCAACCAGCCGTCACAACTTCACCACATGCTCAACCAGCCGTCACAACTTCACATGCTCAACCAGCCATCACAACTTCACAACATGCTCAACCAAccatcacaacttcaccacatgctcaaccagccatcacaacttcaccacaacatgctcaaccagccatcacaacttcaccacaTGCTCAACCAGCCGTCACAACTTCACCACATGCTCAACCAGCCGTCACAACTTCACCCACATGCTTCAACCAGCCGTCACAACTTCACCACATGCTCAACCAGCCGTCACAACTTCACCACATGCTCAACCAGCCATCACAACTTCACAACATGCTCAACCAACCATCACAACTTCACTACAACATGCTCAAccatcacaacttcaccacaTGCTCAACCAGCCATCAACAACTTCACTACAACATGCTGCTCAACCAACCATCACAATCTCTTCACCACATGCTCAACCAGCCATCACAACTTCACTACAACACATGCTCAACCAACCATCACAACTTCATCACATGCTCAACCAGCCATCACAACTTCACTACAACATGCTCAACCAAccatcacaacttcaccacatgctcaaccagccatcacaacttcactacaacatgctcaaccagcc ccatcacaacttcaccacaacatgctcaacaagccatcacaacttcaccacaacaTGCTCAACCAGCCGTCACAACTTCACCACATGCTCAACCAGCCATCACAACTTCACAACATGCTCAACCAGCCATCACAACTTCCCCACAACATGCTCAACCAGCCATTACAACTTCACCACATGCTCAACCAGCCGTCACAACTTCACCACATGCTCAACCAGCCGTCACAACTTCACCACATGCTCAACCAGCCGTCACAACTTCACCACATGCTCAACCAGCCGTCACAACTTCACATGCTCAACCAGCCATCACAACTTCACAACATGCTCAACCAAccatcacaacttcaccacatgctcaaccagccatcacaacttcaccacaacatgctcaaccagccatcacaacttcaccacaTGCTCAACCAGCCGTCACAACTTCACCACATGCTCAACCAGCCGTCACAACTTCACCACATGCTCAACCAGCCGTCACAACTTCACCACATGCTCAACCAGCCGTCACAACTTCACCACATGCTCAACCAGCCATCACAACTTCACAACATGCTCAACCAACCATCACAACTTCACTACAACATGCTCAAccatcacaacttcaccacaTGCTCAACCAGCCATCACAACTTCACTACAACATGCTCAACCAAccatcacaacttcaccacaTGCTCAACCAGCCATCACAACTTCACTACAACATGCTCAACCAACCATCACAACTTCATCACATGCTCAACCAGCCATCACAACTTCACTACAACATGCTCAACCAAccatcacaacttcaccacatgctcaaccagccatcacaacttcaccacatgctcaaccagcc ccatcacaacttcaccacaacaTGCTCAACCAGCCGTCACAACTTCACAACATACTCAACCAGCCATCACAACTTGA